A window of the Cucurbita pepo subsp. pepo cultivar mu-cu-16 chromosome LG01, ASM280686v2, whole genome shotgun sequence genome harbors these coding sequences:
- the LOC111805432 gene encoding putative glutamine amidotransferase GAT1_2.1, with translation MAASDLSVILPRVLVVSRRCVRKNKFVDFVAIELRLAKLCLERNIPYLGICRGSQVLNVACGGTLYQDVDSEIRKKCPGGEKVVHMDYDNYDGHRHRVNVVENTPLHNWFRDSLDEKKMEIMVNSYHHQGVKVLAQRFVPMAFAPDGLIEGFYDPDAYNPEEGKFIMGLQFHPERMRRPDSDEFDYPGCPAAYQQFVKAVVAYQKKLNSSTLSAPKKALKLDNEMEKKRKIIVRSFSLAKNLYTTGRDAQLEREAELEVGAEFLESNTALSVQQKNRLKQMGATVRNGGSYIEKLKVNEERERTAKNVMGKMTIEQLSDLMSFYHMMGQICSEILERKLNDIVK, from the exons aTGGCCGCTTCTGATCTCTCCGTCATTCTCCCCCGCGTTCTCGTCGTTTCCCGCCGCTGCGTTCGTAAGAACAAATTCGTCGATTTTGTCG CAATCGAGTTACGATTGGCGAAGCTTTGCCTCGAGAGGAACATTCCGTACCTAGGGATTTGCAGAGGATCGCAGGTCCTCAATGTCGCATGCGGAGGTACGCTTTATCAGGACGTTGATAGTGAGATTCGGAAGAAGTGTCCGGGAGGGGAAAAAGTGGTTCACATGGATTACGATAATTACGATGGGCATAGGCATAGGGTTAATGTTGTGGAGAATACGCCATTGCATAATTGGTTCAGAGATTCATtggatgaaaagaagatggaGATTATGGTGAACAGTTATCATCATCAAGGAGTTAAGGTGTTGGCTCAGAGATTTGTGCCCATGGCTTTTGCTCCTGATGGATTGATTGAAGGGTTTTATGATCCAGATGCCTATAATCCTGAAGAGGGAAAGTTCATTATGGGACTTCAATTTCATCCTGAAAGAATGAGACGCCCTGATTCTGACGAATTTGATTATCCTGGATGCCCTGCCGCTTATCAG CAATTTGTGAAGGCAGTGGTTGCATACCAAAAGAAGTTAAACAGCAGCACATTATCGGCACCCAAAAAGGCTTTAAAGCTGGACAAcgaaatggagaagaaaaggaagatcaTAGTCCGAAGCTTCTCCCTTGCCAAGAACTTATACACGACCGGCCGCGACGCCCAGCTGGAGCGAGAGGCTGAGCTCGAAGTAGGAGCAGAGTTCCTAGAG TCGAACACTGCTCTGAGCGTGCAGCAAAAGAATAGGCTGAAGCAAATGGGTGCAACAGTGAGAAATGGAGGGTCGTACATAGAGAAGCTGAAGGtaaatgaagagagagaaagaacagCAAAGAATGTGATGGGGAAGATGACAATAGAGCAATTGTCTGATCTCATGTCATTCTACCATATGATGGGTCAGATCTGCTCAGAAATTTTGGAGAGAAAGTTGAACGATATTGTGAAGTAA